One genomic segment of Aquamicrobium lusatiense includes these proteins:
- a CDS encoding carboxypeptidase M32 has protein sequence MSFQKLDDLCRRLEALEHALAILGADEATHMAVGGGEKRAEAMATLSGLYHRQATAPEIGDWIAAAETEALNEDQTAALREFRRHHTNLTCLPAEFVERQTAARLRCEQLWRDLRAKGDWSSFQLALEGVVALAREEAAMRAEVLGLSPYDALMEQYDPGNRAADITPVFTDLKAFLKDFVPQALDVQAQRRAKRPLKPLSGTYAIEKQRALGLAMMEAVGFDLTRGSLSVSHHPFCGGVPSDVRITTRYRTTEFLSALMGILHETGHALYEQNLPRDWSHWPLGKARGMAIHESQSLFVEKQIGRNPAFWRWALPVVDSHLGESWSLDDILPHVHQVGRGLIRVDADEVTYPLHVILRYELEQELISGKLDVADIPQAWDARMRDYLGLSTIDNPGDGPMQDVHWPGGAFGYFPSYTLGAMMAAQQWAALVREHPDTDEAIARGDFSAVNEWRRTRIWAQGSRWSTPDLMQRATGEKLDAHHFIAHLQKRYGGKGEP, from the coding sequence ATGTCGTTCCAGAAGCTCGATGATCTTTGCCGCCGGCTCGAAGCGCTCGAACATGCGCTGGCCATACTGGGCGCCGACGAGGCCACGCATATGGCCGTGGGCGGCGGCGAAAAGCGCGCCGAGGCCATGGCTACCCTTTCCGGCCTGTATCACCGGCAGGCGACCGCACCCGAAATCGGCGACTGGATCGCCGCTGCCGAGACCGAGGCGCTGAACGAGGACCAGACGGCGGCGCTGCGCGAATTCAGGCGCCACCACACCAACCTCACCTGCCTGCCGGCCGAGTTCGTCGAGCGCCAGACGGCGGCGCGCCTGCGCTGCGAGCAATTGTGGCGCGACCTGCGCGCAAAAGGCGACTGGTCGAGCTTCCAGCTGGCACTTGAGGGCGTGGTGGCGCTGGCGCGGGAGGAAGCCGCCATGCGCGCCGAGGTGCTGGGCCTTTCCCCCTATGATGCGCTGATGGAGCAATATGATCCCGGCAACCGCGCCGCCGACATCACCCCGGTCTTCACCGACCTCAAGGCGTTCCTCAAGGATTTCGTGCCGCAGGCGCTCGATGTGCAGGCGCAGCGACGTGCAAAGCGCCCGTTGAAACCGCTCTCCGGCACCTATGCGATCGAGAAACAGCGGGCGCTCGGCCTCGCCATGATGGAGGCTGTCGGCTTCGACCTGACGCGGGGCAGCCTGTCGGTCTCCCACCACCCGTTCTGCGGCGGCGTGCCGAGCGACGTGCGCATCACCACGCGCTACCGCACCACCGAGTTCCTGTCGGCGCTGATGGGCATATTGCACGAGACCGGCCATGCGCTTTACGAGCAGAACCTGCCGCGCGACTGGTCGCATTGGCCGCTCGGCAAGGCGCGCGGCATGGCTATCCATGAAAGCCAGAGCCTGTTCGTGGAAAAGCAGATCGGCCGCAACCCCGCCTTCTGGCGCTGGGCGCTGCCGGTGGTGGACAGCCACCTCGGCGAAAGCTGGTCGCTGGACGACATCCTGCCTCACGTCCATCAGGTCGGGCGTGGGCTGATCCGCGTCGATGCCGACGAGGTGACCTATCCGCTGCATGTCATCCTGCGCTACGAGCTGGAGCAGGAGCTGATTTCCGGCAAACTCGACGTCGCCGATATTCCGCAGGCATGGGATGCGCGCATGCGCGATTATCTCGGTCTTTCCACCATCGACAATCCGGGCGACGGACCGATGCAGGACGTTCACTGGCCGGGCGGCGCCTTTGGCTATTTCCCCTCCTACACGCTGGGCGCGATGATGGCGGCGCAGCAATGGGCGGCACTTGTGCGCGAACATCCCGACACGGATGAGGCCATCGCGAGAGGCGATTTCTCCGCCGTCAACGAATGGCGCAGAACCCGCATCTGGGCGCAGGGCTCGCGCTGGTCGACGCCGGACCTGATGCAGCGCGCCACCGGCGAAAAGCTCGACGCGCACCACTTCATCGCCCATCTGCAAAAGCGCTATGGCGGCAAGGGAGAGCCTTAA